From a region of the Solanum stenotomum isolate F172 chromosome 2, ASM1918654v1, whole genome shotgun sequence genome:
- the LOC125856185 gene encoding receptor kinase-like protein Xa21, translating into MSGLLLLDVSQNCIEGEVPSDVGGLKAIVELYLYNNHFSGMIPTRLGELQNLQSLDLSNNSFFGQIPLSFANLISLEYLDLSLNALSGTIPKSLEKLLSLKSINVSFNGFEGELPTGGVFSNSTLQSFLGNKGLCGVHILDIPACASTNPGKQSRLKEVLLKIVTPVVISSFLIFLLFSIWIMKRHKKGKSKDVEQVPEIKTHQLVSYHEIQRATNNFDDESNLIGEGSSGSVYKGILSSGTVVAIKVLDLENEQVCKRFDTECEVMRNVRHRNLVPVITTCSSDYIRAFVLQFMPNGSLENWLYKEDRHLNLHQRVTVMLDAAMAIEYLHHGHVTPIVHCDLKPANVLLDEDMVGHVGDFGIPKILAISKSMAYTETLGTLGYIAPEYGSEGIVSTSGDVYSYGIMLMEVLTKRRPTDEEICNENLDLRKWITQSFSGSMMDVVDANLFSEEEQITCKSEICIASMIELGLDCTKEMAESRITMKEVVKRLNKINNTFMET; encoded by the exons ATGAGTGGTCTTCTCTTACTAGACGTGTCACAAAATTGTATAGAGGGAGAAGTTCCATCAGATGTTGGAGGACTTAAGGCCATTGTAGAACTATATCTTTACAATAACCACTTTTCAGGCATGATACCAACCAGATTGGGGGAACTCCAAAACCTGCAGTCTCTTGACCTATCAAACAATTCATTTTTTGGACAAATTCCATTATCCTTTGCGAACTTGATAAGCTTAGAATACTTGGATTTGTCTTTAAATGCATTGTCCGGTACTATTCCTAAGTCTTTGGAAAAACTCTTATCCCTTAAAAGCATTAATGTTTCATTTAATGGGTTCGAAGGTGAATTACCCACTGGCGGTGTGTTTTCAAATTCCACTCTGCAATCATTTCTCGGGAACAAAGGTCTATGTGGAGTGCACATATTGGACATTCCTGCTTGTGCTAGCACTAATCCTGGAAAACAATCAAGGCTTAAGGAGGTTCTGCTAAAAATTGTAACTCCAGTGGTTATATCATCCTTTCTGATATTCTTGTTGTTTTCAATTTGGATAATGAAACGACACAAGAAAGGAAAGTCCAAAGATGTTGAACAGGTACCGGAGATCAAAACTCATCAATTAGTTTCTTATCACGAGATTCAGCGAgcaacaaataattttgatgatgaatCAAATTTAATTGGTGAGGGAAGCTCTGGCTCTGTGTACAAAGGCATTTTATCTAGTGGAACTGTAGTGGCCATAAAGGTTCTGGATTTGGAAAATGAGCAAGTATGCAAGAGGTTTGATACCGAATGTGAAGTGATGAGAAATGTTAGACACAGAAATCTTGTTCCAGTGATTACAACATGTTCAAGTGACTATATAAGAGCCTTTGTTCTGCAATTTATGCCCAATGGAAGTCTTGAGAATTGGCTGTACAAAGAAGATCGCCACTTGAACCTTCATCAAAGGGTCACGGTAATGCTTGATGCAGCTATGGCAATTGAATATCTACATCATGGTCATGTCACTCCAATAGTTCATTGCGATCTAAAGCCAGCCAACGTTCTTTTGGATGAAGATATGGTGGGACATGTTGGTGATTTTGGAATCCCTAAAATTTTAGCCATAAGCAAGTCCATGGCTTATACTGAGACATTGGGCACTCTTGGATACATTGCACCAG AATATGGCTCGGAGGGAATAGTGTCCACTAGTGGTGATGTTTATAGCTACGGCATCATGTTGATGGAGGTTTTGACGAAAAGAAGGCCAACAGATGAAGAGATATGCAATGAAAATCTTGACTTGAGGAAATGGATAACACAATCATTTTCAGGGAGTATGATGGACGTTGTGGATGCCAATCTTTTTTCTGAGGAAGAACAAATCACTTGTAAAAGTGAAATATGCATAGCCTCCATGATAGAATTGGGTTTAGACTGCACAAAGGAAATGGCAGAATCAAGAATAACCATGAAAGAAGTAGTGAAGAGGCTTAACAAAATCAACAACACATTTATGGAAACATAG
- the LOC125856186 gene encoding LRR receptor-like serine/threonine-protein kinase FLS2, with the protein MEKHIFLLILLFLIQFSTSLASSNETDQQTLLAFQNLITSPTHFLANNWTKNTSFCSWFGVTCTPKRQRVVALALPNLQLQGTISPFLANLSFLSVLNLRNNSFRGGIPYELGHLPRLRVIDIQNNQLNGCIPTSLFQNRRVQVISLAFNELSDEMWRGPWYVPKLKVLNLRNNSLTGIIPPYVGNATKLMNFDLSGNRVSGNIPEEIGNLSQLTELYLYDNQLIGFIPTTLFNISSLLVLSLRINRLSGPLLLGEGNIVSNMNVLSISLNQISGCIPSNICQLTELKVLSISFNNITGDIPRNIDCLSKLEMLFIGDNPIKGTIPSSLGNISTLHNLYCRNNRIVGEIPPELGKLSNLRELIFSHNYNLMGEIPKAIFNISSLEVISFHQNNLSGRIPTTTGLYLPNLKILSMGVNQLEGEIPLFITNASKLERLELNNNFLTGTIPTNLGNLRELQILLLHTNQLTNEPRVHELRFFISLADCKMMRYLQVGSNSLNGILPNSIGNLSSTIESFYIGDAHINGLIPTSIGNMSGLTAIDIEENNLIGSIPSDVGKLKQLQGLYLLNNKLQGHIPEANV; encoded by the exons ATGGAGAAGcacattttcttattgattCTTCTCTTTCTAATCCAATTTTCTACATCACTTGCTTCCTCTAATGAGACTGACCAACAAACTCTATTAGCTTTCCAAAATCTTATTACAAGTCCCACTCATTTTTTGGCCAATAATTGGACTAAAAATACTTCTTTTTGCTCTTGGTTTGGTGTCACTTGTACTCCAAAAAGGCAAAGGGTTGTGGCCTTGGCTCTTCCTAATTTGCAACTTCAAGGCACAATTTCCCCGTTTTTGGCCAATTTGTCCTTCCTCAGTGTTCTCAATCTCCGGAACAACAGCTTCCGCGGTGGCATCCCTTATGAACTTGGCCACTTGCCTCGCTTGCGAGTTATTGATATTCAAAACAATCAGCTCAACGGATGTATACCAACAAGTCTATTTCAAAACCGGAGAGTTCAAGTAATTTCATTGGCTTTCAATGAACTCAGCGATGAAATGTGGAGAGGGCCATGGTATGTACCCAAACTCAAAGTCTTAAATCTCAGGAACAATAGTCTCACGGGTATAATCCCTCCTTATGTTGGAAATGCGACAAAATTGATGAACTTCGATTTGTCTGGTAATAGAGTCAGCGGCAACATTCCAGAAGAGATCGGTAATCTGAGCCAACTTACAGAGTTGTATTTGTACGACAATCAATTAATAGGTTTCATTCCCACAACATTGTTTAATATTTCGTCACTTCTTGTCTTATCTCTTAGAATCAATAGGCTTTCCGGTCCTCTCTTGCTTGGTGAAGGGAACATTGTCTCAAATATGAACGTTTTAAGTATATCTCTCAATCAAATTTCTGGTTGCATTCCTTCCAACATATGCCAACTCACAGAGCTCAAAGTTTTGTCCATATCTTTCAACAATATAACTGGAGACATACCCAGAAATATTGATTGTTTATCCAAACTCGAGATGCTTTTTATTGGTGATAATCCAATAAAAGGGACTATTCCCTCTTCATTGGGAAATATTTCCACTCTGCATAATCTTTACTGTCGAAACAATCGCATAGTGGGGGAAATTCCTCCGGAATTAGGGAAGCTATCAAATTTGAGGGAATTAATCTTTTCCCATAATTATAATCTTATGGGTGAAATTCCAAAGGCTATTTTCAACATATCTTCTTTGGAAGTGATTTCTTTCCATCAAAACAACCTCTCGGGGAGAATTCCAACCACTACAGGTCTTTATCTTCCAAACCTTAAAATACTTTCCATGGGAGTCAATCAGCTGGAAGGGGAAATTCCATTGTTCATAACGAATGCTTCCAAGCTTGAGAGACTGGAGCTAAATAATAACTTTCTGACAGGAACTATTCCTACTAATTTGGGAAATCTTCGTGAACTGCAAATACTGCTCCTACATACTAATCAACTTACCAATGAACCAAGAGTGCATGAGTTGCGATTCTTCATTTCTTTGGCGGACTGTAAGATGATGCGATATCTGCAAGTGGGTTCCAATTCGTTGAATGGCATTCTGCCCAATTCTATTGGGAATCTTTCATCTACTATTGAAAGCTTTTATATAGGAGATGCACACATCAACGGCCTCATCCCCACAAGTATAGGCAACATGAGTGGTCTTACCGCCATAGACATTGAAGAAAACAACTTGATAGGGAGTATTCCTTCTGATGTTGGTAAGCTTAAACAACTCCAAGGGCTCTATCTATTGAACAATAAATTGCAAGGACATATTCCTGAGGCG AATGTTTAG
- the LOC125856187 gene encoding toMV susceptible protein tm-2-like, producing MDRTLESWNNVVRTLSKVISSHPDKCLAVLSLSYHHLPNQLKACFLSMSSFPEDFQVETQRLIYLWIAEGFIRSSENGKSLEEVAMDYLEDLSSRNLIMVRKRRLNGEIKTCGIHDILREFCLIEAEMTKHMHVERIMVLVIFSKVLMFSSFPLVITKLFHLRYLQVPFHQNIPESISELQNLQTLICSGYSLESISLPVKIWTMQNLRYIRLWAATSLPSPRRESILNKHLVTRMPNLEEFSGLSCTSCTNEVFSGIPDLRRLIIQVPLLFDKYLPNEVMDISILRKLKAFKCYYWKHSWTMCISIKSSVFPTSLKRLTLSRCYLFPWEDISSTLIMLPNLEEFKLKDCKARDDIGR from the exons ATGGACAGGACATTAGAAAGTTGGAACAATGTTGTCCGAACCTTAAGCAAAGTCATTTCTAGTCATCCAGATAAATGCTTAGCAGTGCTCAGTTTGAGTTACCACCACTTGCCTAATCAACTCAAAGCTTGCTTTCTTTCTATGAGTAGTTTCCCAGAGGATTTTCAGGTTGAGACTCAAAGATTGATCTACTTATGGATTGCAGAAGGTTTCATAAGGAGTTCCGAAAATGGTAAAAGTTTGGAGGAAGTGGCAATGGATTATTTGGAGGACCTTAGTAGCAGGAACTTGATAATGGTCAGAAAAAGGAGATTGAATGGTGAGATAAAAACATGTGGAATACATGATATACTGCGTGAGTTCTGTTTGATAGAAGCTGAAATGACAAAGCATATGCATGTTGAGAGAATAAT GGTATTGGTAATTTTCAGTAAAGTTTTAATGTTCTCATCATTTCCACTTGTGATTACAAAGTTGTTTCATTTGAGATATCTCCAAGTTCCATTTCACCAGAATATTCCTGAATCAATCTCAGAGCTTCAGAATTTGCAAACTCTAATTTGTAGTGGTTATTCTCTCGAGTCTATAAGTTTACCTGTGAAGATATGGACGATGCAGAACTTAAGGTATATACGTCTATGGGCAGCCACTTCTTTACCCAGCCCTAGAAGAGAAAGTATTCTAAATAAGCATCTTGTGACAAGGATGCCAAATCTAGAGGAATTTTCTGGTCTTTCTTGCACCAGTTGTACAAATGAAGTATTTTCTGGCATTCCCGATCTAAGGAGATTGATCATTCAAGTACCTTTACTCTTTGACAAGTATTTACCCAATGAAGTCATGGATATATCCATTTTGAGAAAACTCAAAGCATTCAAGTGTTATTACTGGAAACATAGTTGGACAATGTGTATCTCCATCAAGAGTTCTGTTTTTCCAACATCACTTAAGAGGTTGACTTTAAGTAGGTGTTATCTTTTTCCTTGGGAAGACATATCATCAACTCTCATCATGTTGCCAAATCTTGAAGAGTTCAAACTTAAAGATTGTAAAGCTAGGGATGATATAGGGAGATAG